The window CACCGACGACAACCATCACCGACTTCAACAAGCAACTACTTCTGAAGTCCAACTCCTATGGCCCCTTCGACAAGAATCACCTATGCAATGATAAAATGCATCAATTATCTTCAACGACCAACTCTAATCATAGgcaaataaaaaatagaaatgaatCACGAGAAGTAGAAGTGtttctttaattattaattcatcatgtttaattattaaaaaaaaaaaaaaaaaagatgtttgGAAAATCCATTTCTGTTTCGTAGTCAATCCAAAAAGGGGTTCATGATTGATTCAAAAAATTTGATGGTTGGGATAAAGGTGGGTTGATACGAGATATTATAACAAAGGAATTTGGGCCATTAGACGTAGGCTTAGGGCCTATCTTCAATGCCCTTTTATGTAATATAAATTGCAAGCAATTAACAACTCTTTTCtctttggaaaaaagaaaacaaaaaccctTTCTTTTACGACTAACccacgttttttttttattaatccCCAATGCACTTCAATTTTtacttgtaaaaaaaaaagattgtaaattacaaaaatattaaaaatatttgcaAGGGAAACCTTCGTAAATGTAACAAACGGTTAAATTATTTACAGTTcttataataaaatgaaaaagttcTTGAAgatacaatttttaaaaaatattttaagtttgCCTTTCTTTTACTGTCCTTCTTCTCCTCTGCTATcttttttttcatcgtctttcttctcttcctcttttaattttttttttcaaattgttatttggttcaagaacgtatatcaaatataaaagatctattttttaaattttttttctagatcgtctattaaatataaaagatcttgaaaaaaaaagtaacgaatgtgtacaaaaaatagacaaatctaaacgaccgtgtaccaaataatagtcaaatcaaatctaaacaattgtgtagtcaaatctaaacgataatgtagcaatgaatcttgagaaaagtatctaaatttggctatccaaatctaattgatcaaatctaaacgattgtatactaaacaatagccaaatttaacAATTATATACCAAATTTATGACACGCTGTTGACAGTGTAATTAACgggtattttttgtatttttcattgtagaACTGTgtgctttttccattttcaaatttgttctctaaacgtaaatattttaccgctttaTTATACTCTTGAGAATACCccatatttttatatataaaaaatttaacttTACAATGTGCAAATGTAAATTGtatgaaattgaaaatgttgCATTACAAGAGGGGACAAACAAACCATATGTTCCATGAAATAAGGAAAAATGTGTCACTttttatgtaaaagaaaaaaaaacaaacaaacaaacaaatgttACTAAATTTAGTGGTTTCAAATTACTAGGCAAACCTCTTGTCATAGtagaataatataaaattagtGGGAGATTCGAAATTTCAACTCCAAATATGTTTgaattcaaataaataaaattattgaaactatggaattttttatttttttttaattttgaaaaaaaaattgaagaatgttgtatatttgaaagtaatctatttattattattatatttctaaactttatggagtaaacaaaattcaaataaatGACAATGAcaacaaagaaaaattaatgTTGGGTCTAAATTAGGCAGTTTAATCACACTAACCAAATTAAGAGAAACAAAACAATACATATTTGGTAAAATTTCAACTAATTTCCATTTTAGTATTTATTACCatctatattttaaataaagaaaaaaaattaaaaatatctttttatgatTAAAAGAAGGGATTTTGGCAGACAAAGAATGATGGGTTGagggaaatttttttttattttttctttttccaaaataaaggTTTTAAAAGAATCCTAATTATGTcactttaatttaattattgtatttATATAGTCTTTCAAAAATTAACTTTTATCAAAGTCTTTTTAATGAAAGAAGACTTTTTCTTGctattttgtaaataagtttatagttttattatatatgaaataactcaaataatatgaatatgttaataaaatttatactaaaaatgtcaaagataagaaaagatttcttaaaaataaacaacaaacttaccgtgagactaaatttaagatttattcgAAACAAAACTAAGCTATTAATTTTTGATAGTGATGgcacataaaaataaaatggatCATTGAGAAATAAGTATATAGTGATGGACTTTAATAATGAAACGGTTAATAGTTTTATTGGGAATTGTGAGGATAGAAGTAGGAAGTTGATGGGATTACTAAACGACACGAGAAATTTCTAGTATCTTCGTTCTACTTGTCATAAAAGAAGTATTTAAGTAATAATTGTTTAACGTGTCAAATGTTGAATGAAATGAGTGTTAGTAtaaagtttaaattttgttttttttttaattactcaCTAATATAATATCTTTCGAGTTTTCTTAACATCTACACGTAAATAGAGTCTAAAGTTGGTCGACTGGATCATTTTCAAGCACATTTAGCGTTATACTAAATTGGTTTTCTTAGTGTTTAATGTATTTCAAAACTTACTAATTTCGACAACAATCTCGctcttatgttttttttattattttattattagaaCAACTTTTATTGATTTTAAAGTCATGtgtttttatatttgttaaagggtaaacaataatatttttatcaacattttttttaaatacaaacGAACTAGAAGAAATAAGCTGATCAATCTATGATAGTCACCTCGTTATGATTTAAGATCTTATGAATTTTCGTAACATCACATGTTATGGGAGGTCAACGGTAATTGACATGAACTAATTTAATTCATTCTTGAGATGAAAAGTTCGATCTTCGTATTTCAAcgtcttttattttattattattatttttttttttataataggCAACTTTTAGTTTAAGATATAAATGAGTGATATTATTTAATTCATATCTTTATAATAggggaaaataaaaataaaagcatGCTTCATAATGTGACATTAAACTACAtgtttataatttaaatatgaACATATATTCATCCAAAGATACCAAAAATATGATATGCCAGCATGAAGTACTTGGAAACCCACATGAAAGAAACTTATTTGTTTGAatatttatttatcaatttgataattgttttcgttttctatttttatttctttgtttacacattttttataattgtaattttattatttttattaaccatactttttatatatattgctAAAAAAACGCAGGCAACAAAATAGAGACCCATTGGTGAAGTAATACGATGTAGTTTTTTCTCACATTAGATAAGAGTTTCTAGTCTCTAACTCGAATAtcgtaacaaaataaaaactcaTACTAGAAGGAAAATTTATCTGATGATGTTTTACACAAATGTAATTAGGAAAATTATAtcagatgataaaaaaaatttagaaaaaaaaaaaaagcttataGCACATCTTTTTTTCATATTTGACAATTAACTAAATATACCATAGAGttatttacttttaaatttgctacttttacaATTTATAAAAAGTAGTGACATAGGttctattatcataaatttttttgatatttttgaaaactCCTCATGTAACTATCTCGTAATATTCTTGAATGGTGATTCTTTGTGACgccttttaattaatttttcagacattttttaatttctagTGATAGTAGGGAAgtaaaaaaatattgtaaaagACCACTTCTTGTTGAActaccaatatatatatatatgtatatatacttttatttatttattattaaatactTAACCCATAAATCAAATAGGTTTCAAACACTaaagaaaattatatttgacttataaatttttttaaaaaatattcttaacAAGTCtgataaatttttaaatttttaaattttaaatttaaggtaAGAATCTATTTGATACAAATCTAAAACTTAACactcaaattttaatttaatagaaaaaaagagagagattaAAATCACAAACTTAATCGTTTTTAAAAGTGTTTAATAGGCAATTGAATTATTCTTTTCAAAACAACCCTACAAATCTGgaaaaaaatgttcaaaatttgTAATTCTTtcagtttttcaaatttttaaattagataatatattagaaaaaaaaattaaatttatgtgTTTAGTACATTCGTCAATTTTTGTAAAGATGATGAATATATTAAAGATGTAATATAAAACTTCTAACCTATTtaacacaaaattgaaaaatttaaCAACAAACCATATATTAAAACACCATTTGGTTCTTAAATTTTTATTGGTATATATGCATTTCtattatattataaaagaaTGGTGGAACATAAAAAGATAAGCATTAAAAATTTACTAATGTAATTAGAACACGTTAAAATACCATATAGTCTTTCTaatctaaaattgatttaagaATTTTGGTTAATGTATTTTCAAATGACCAATTTTAGTCCCTCCTACGACTTATGATTGAtcttttaaactttttattaCCTATTTAGaaatcatattatatatatatttttggagattttttcaaaaatagaaaaaatcgaaaaaaatACTTATCCTTATAGAAAAATAccactaaaaacaaaattaattaaacttgatttttttttgtaaatattttataaaaaatgttatattctcgataatttatctttatttattttttatctgAAAATTATTACTATTAGTCGATTTCACAAGAATTAAATTTGAAAGATTAAatctaaatttaagatttattaaaaatatttataaagattaaaacaaaataaatatcaaaatttaagaaccaaaatgaaatgaaatatcGACATTTTGAGGTAATagagtttaaaagaaaaaacaaggaGGGTAAATATGTTGAATATGAAGGGCAGTTTGGTACTCTTGTACTTATTAAGGCTCCTTCAAATCCCCAAAAACGAAACAACCCCGCAAACGCACTACAACAAAAAGCGCTTTTATCGTTTCTCTTTTTCAATCACCTTCTCACCGGAGAAAACCGAAATGTCACCGGAGACCTCAAAAAGCCACAAGATCCGTCGCATTGTCCGCCTCCGTCAAATGCTACAACACTGGCGCAAAAAAGCACGCGTAGCTGCATCTAGAGCACCTCCATCCGACGTTCCCGCCGGTCACATCGCCGTCTGCGTCGGCACCGGCTGCCGTCGATTCATCGTCCCCACAACCTTTCTCAACCATCCGATCTTCCGTCAGTTACTCTCACAAGCCGAAGAAGAATACGGCTTCGAAACCCGAGGTCCTCTGGCTCTTCCCTGCGACGAATCGGTCTTCGAAGAGGTTCTCCGAGTCGTGGCTCGTTCTGAGTTGAGTAACACATCGCGAACTTCGAATCTTAAGGATTTAACAAGGCGATGCGACGAAGACGTTAGAAGTAAAAACCTCGAGTTCTTAGGCGAATCGAGTCCTTTACTGTATGGATTTTCCGATAATAAATCCGTTTGTTGAAGAGTTGTCGAGGTGAGTTGCCGCCGAGTCGACTGGGAGGATCGATGAATCGAGTTGCGGTGTGTCGATAAACTTCTTCTCTTTTACTTTATGTGCTAACAAATATCATAGCCATAAAATTATCGGTTTATATTGAAGCTAGGGGTCCTCCTCCGGTCAGATTTGGCCGGAGAGACGGCCATTAACGGCGTCGAATTGGAggttggttttttttctttaattcctctttcttttaTAGCTTGTAAATGCCCTAATGAGAGGCTTCCATTAACTTTTCTTACTAGAAATTAATTGAAGAAAAGTATAGATGAAATCTTCCTTTTTTAAGTATCATTCTTAATTTCGATTTTTAAGATGTTAATTGATAGGAACGAGCATCCAAACTCCCAGATTTTCACCATCACTTTGCTCAAATATTTCAATGATCTCATGtttgataaatttaattttcttttagaaaaattaaaacttGCTATACTATTAATTAATGTCTATTATTTTCTTAGTTTATTTggtatttataatattttagttaattttgttgtatttaaaaataatctatctaaaatttagaaaaattgtaaaaaaagacagtaaatttaaatttttgatatagtttgtaaatattttaatttattttgttatttttaaaaagattcctaaaatttaatataactaATTTAGATTCAATTCGAGTGAATTAGAAGGAAAATTATGTAATGTTATTAACAATAATTAGTATGTGATTAAAGTGATTTAAATAAGATAAGACAAGTGGGTATTAAAGTCAACAAAAGGcttaccttttttctttttcttttttttcattgaaaaaattgttttaaaaaagtgTGTAAAAGTAAAGTAAAGTAAAGCATTTCTATGTGCTTACATTAGCAAACcttaaaaaatgataataattgcaatttctatttttaatttaactttacTATGAACCAATCATTTTGTTTTTGAGCAATATCCTCTTCTATAAatatcaaaagaaagaaaaaaaaaatggtgagACGATTACGAAAATGTAGTTGAATAACTCATTGAACTGCATAAAGATAGATGTAGTTTAAGAGGTAGTAagtattatttttctttcgaTGATCATGAACTTCACTAGATGGTCAATCAACATcattcattaatttttttaaaaacattttataaGGCTAAGACTACTTTTGGTGGTTCCTAAACAAAATTATTGTGTTATAATGATAACTTAGTTTACTTGTTAACTTTTACGATTTGAATTGAGGTTTAATGGGTTGAATACATTAAAAATAAGGATTTATTGTTCACTACTTTTTTTCCCCTAAGTAAGCTTTAGCTTAATAGTGATTGAGATGATGTTTTTTCTTGAGGTTGAATATCTGATACCCATCCATGTAATTATAGAAGTGATATTTTTTCTAGAAAAGAACCGATAATCTATGTTTCGGTATAGTACTTAACTCAACAAACAACTTTATGAACATGAATACGTAGTGAAATTAATACTAACTTCAAACTAAATCAACAAATATCTCACGAATTAATCGATAAATTAAACCACATAAAGAAACgtaaaaaattattcaaattgaTCAAACTACAAAAATGTCTCAATCAAGCTACAAAAACTTTCAATTCTATTTACGACGGTTTTACCAAATGATAGGGTGactatcttttttcttttcaaatcatagagattaaatttttaatacgaaaaaaaaaagtcatcaGAAATTGGAAAGAGAATAAGAGTGAGAATGGATATGAAATAAACACACCCTTGTTTAGTACAAGATTTTGTAGCCGAACATAAAAATAAACTATCCTCATACATCATTTACGTCCATGAACTATACCTATTCAAAAtgattggttttcttttttgtccaccatctttatattctcttttaataaattttctttttcttttttattttatatgttattaaaattaattgatttaaaataattaatgaaaattaaatttgtgGTTTATAAAATTACTTTATAGTGAACATACTTAAGTACcctaatttaataaattaatatatactCATACTTATTTTTAAATGGTAAAGAACAATAacactattaattaattaattatatttgtagTTATTTAATAGTCATCAAGATCGATATAATATGAATTTATTTCTCAATAATCTTATAATTAGGTTATCattgattaattaaaatttatttattatcttattGATTAATACATTATTATCAAATTGCTGATTTTACAATTACTAATAATTAAACTATCATTTTACAAATATTagtaattaatagtttaattaatattattatttaattattaaataattatttctttaaaaaatttgaattacGTTTCTTGTTTAtcaattaatatattaaaattttagagaattttCATTATTAATTTTACAAAGAGAGTTTATTCCTATAAATGTTTTCGTGCACAATCAAACCCAGACATCCTTAATTCTTAGCCATCTTATTTTCAGACTTAATGATTCTCCGACATCCTTAATTACCAGCAATCTTATTTCCATTTCAATTCACCCGATCCGAATGACCTAAAAGGTGTAAAGGTCGGTTAGAAGGGTAATAAAAAGAGATTTATCATAGTGATCAAATCCAAATGGCTCCACACACCCACCTTAGgatataatattattttgattAATCATTCactcccttttcttttctttactcgAGTAGAAATTaactttttcaaaaattatatcattaattaaaattttaaaagctaAAAATGTAAACCTCTAATTTGCACTAATATCAACGTCAATTCAAATGAATCCAtgaaaatattaacaaaatatttatagcgATAAATATTCATGAAAGTTATAATAACCCGGAGTTGAacaaaaacatatataatatttaatgaACAAATATTTTATGCTTTTTTAGATAAGTTAATACGTtactatttatattatattcacaTTAGTAGCATTTtgtcatttgttttttttataaatttttataaattaaaaaaatatcgATTTATTTGTGTGAATCcatgaaaatttaaaatgtatCGATGAAAATATCGACATGTTCGAGAAAAATTTAATATCATAACATGTGGATgtggtaattttttttttttaaaaaaaatccctaGAGAGTGTGTGGCAGATGAAATTaggtaaatttatttttttctaaacatAATCTATTAGACCTTTAGGCCTTAAATCACGGCCAAACTCAAGgctaaaaaagaataataaattaattaataaaaaataaaataataaatacatTATTTACTCTTCCTTTtatcgaccttcaacaaaatttAGCTCAACTATCACTCTATTATATTGTTTTGACAAGCAATTCGTGATTCAAATACCTCACCTCAATTATATACTGAGAAAAACTAACCCTAGTTAGAGAATCAACCATAATTATTAGATCTCACTAACTTGTGAACATGCCATCTCTATTGTCGACATGCAAATAAGAGATCCGTGGTTAAAATGTCTAGTCCCtaatttatactaaaaaaaacttgaatcttaattaattagataatcAACCATAATAATTATTATGTATCTCTAACTTGAATATAACTCAACCTCCTTAGGCATAGACAAGTAAACCCTCCCACACATCCAACTAAAAAAGAGTACTCTTTACATTTAATTGGAAAATGAGTAGATTTAAAATACTAATTTACTTGATCAAAATGATCTGgtttttaaaagtatatatataaatcaaaacAAACAATTTTAAAGTTACAAAGATTAAAGTAAACAAAAGTCGAAAGTAtcgaaataataataatattacttttttaaaaatttatagaatgatatatatatatatatatatatatatatatatatttaaaaaagttaaCAAGATAATGTAAAAGAAATGTTTGTCGATCCAAAAAGATTGATGTAACATAATTTTGATTTTGACGCAAATGATGGAAAAGTTAAAGATTTTATACTGTGATAATGGTTTAAACTAGattacaatgaaaaatatttttctacgTTGAGTCATTTAGAAGTATgtaaaaattctaaaatttcaGATCTATCACTGCTATTCTATTAGTGCCTATCGATGGTTGAGAGAagtctatttttcttttgaaattttgtaaatattttataacggttttattatttacaataatttttctatattttataaatatacataaaacatttaaaaattacCATCTATTAATCCCAATAAACACGTCAATACATAATATTTAAATCCATGTCTTGgttatttaaataatttctatagtattttaattataaaattatctATCGACATTAATATTGTATGGTATATCCATAGTATTAATAATATCGATATCATACTTTAATCCCATACAAAATCTGTTGTATACAacattgaatatttaaaaaaaggaGTTATTTGACACGaacttaaaatataaattttaagataaaatataaattacgACTCTACCTCGTACCCTTTACAGTTATTTTTATATCTATCCTTGTATTTTAACAATATTTCACAAAAAGgcccttttctatatatataaattgagtTGATCATCAACATTAGATAGACAATAAAGCTTCATAGACATTAATTTGTTGATATGCTCTATGTGTATTA is drawn from Cucumis melo cultivar AY chromosome 11, USDA_Cmelo_AY_1.0, whole genome shotgun sequence and contains these coding sequences:
- the LOC103497270 gene encoding auxin-responsive protein SAUR64, with amino-acid sequence MLNMKGSLVLLYLLRLLQIPKNETTPQTHYNKKRFYRFSFSITFSPEKTEMSPETSKSHKIRRIVRLRQMLQHWRKKARVAASRAPPSDVPAGHIAVCVGTGCRRFIVPTTFLNHPIFRQLLSQAEEEYGFETRGPLALPCDESVFEEVLRVVARSELSNTSRTSNLKDLTRRCDEDVRSKNLEFLGESSPLLYGFSDNKSVC